Proteins encoded together in one Musa acuminata AAA Group cultivar baxijiao chromosome BXJ3-6, Cavendish_Baxijiao_AAA, whole genome shotgun sequence window:
- the LOC135582751 gene encoding uncharacterized protein LOC135582751: MSVAVMRNPSATFHLAQRSWPAPAERYRSEEGRPMVQEESDDELPGQFDIWSAIQSQKAAAAAVPGTYVHPLMRRSSSMLSRESLELCTESLGSETGSGDFSSFVDDLDYCCPPKFDDEEKEEEMKYVREAHATAIVTGGDEVRAVERERRPRGKELMSVNYHCSTGRPRSFPPPLPSISRRNGPCLHMRPHRCDGRLVVEAVPVTCRNYLRAQRVDGRLFLSFVDLGFGGEPGDESDAADCAAETTPPQKQDNVEQEKEDLEGSEAMGITRLEAKEAEESEQNCYGEEEEESDEKNCYDEEEEEEEVEVVDRGTVVEVTVSTQPQQQSGALKVHRSSLVINKFVGGTPLSGMTDGDQNNHNRTVASALAARWTSPTTTAARRLSPTTTTAAAAVAAASALGVNIESYNGHGYGGPWTTPLGDRDPALDNKLLFTSKRRNRGELLHNMRRCSQLRRPLFIWEPCCIATSS; the protein is encoded by the coding sequence ATGTCGGTAGCTGTCATGCGAAACCCGTCCGcaaccttccacttggcccagcgCAGCTGGCCGGCGCCAGCGGAGCGATACAGGAGCGAAGAGGGCCGTCCTATGGTACAGGAGGAGAGCGACGATGAGCTGCCCGGCCAATTTGACATATGGAGTGCGATCCAGTCGCAGAAGGCGGCCGCCGCGGCCGTTCCGGGCACTTACGTTCATCCCCTTATGAGGCGGTCTTCGAGTATGTTGAGCCGGGAGAGCCTCGAGTTGTGCACGGAGAGCCTCGGGTCGGAGACCGGCTCCGGCGACTTCTCCTCCTTCGTGGATGACCTCGACTACTGCTGTCCGCCCAAGTTCGACgatgaagagaaggaagaggaaatgAAATATGTCCGTGAGGCGCACGCTACGGCAATAGTAACAGGAGGAGACGAGGTGAGAGCGGTGGAGCGAGAAAGGCGTCCCCGGGGCAAGGAACTGATGTCGGTGAACTACCATTGCTCCACTGGCAGGCCGAGGTCGTTCCCGCCACCGCTTCCGTCGATCTCTCGACGCAACGGGCCGTGCCTCCACATGCGGCCTCACCGCTGCGATGGGCGCCTCGTAGTCGAAGCCGTCCCCGTCACTTGTCGGAACTACCTTCGCGCCCAGCGCGTGGACGGCCGCCTCTTCCTCTCTTTCGTCGACCTCGGCTTCGGAGGCGAGCCTGGTGACGAGTCTGATGCCGCTGACTGTGCTGCTGAGACTACGCCACCACAAAAACAAGATAACGTcgaacaagaaaaagaagatcTTGAAGGAAGCGAAGCGATGGGAATAACACGACTAGAAGCAAAGGAAGCGGAAGAATCAGAACAGAACTGCtacggagaagaggaagaagaatcagACGAAAAGAACTGttacgacgaggaggaggaagaagaggaagtggaGGTCGTTGACAGGGGAACCGTCGTCGAGGTGACGGTCAGCACGCAGCCCCAGCAGCAGAGCGGCGCCCTGAAAGTGCACCGGTCTTCGCTCGTCATCAACAAGTTCGTCGGTGGCACGCCGCTGAGTGGCATGACCGATGGCGACCAGAACAATCACAACCGCACGGTTGCCTCGGCTCTGGCAGCTAGGTGGACATCACCGACGACCACGGCGGCTAGGCGGCTGTCACCGACAACCACCACCGCAGCAGCTGCGGTGGCGGCGGCTTCTGCGCTCGGGGTCAACATAGAGAGCTACAATGGCCACGGTTATGGTGGGCCATGGACGACGCCGCTCGGCGACCGCGACCCTGCGCTCGACAACAAGCTGCTGTTCACTTCGAAGCGGCGGAACCGCGGAGAGTTGCTGCAtaacatgaggaggtgcagccagCTCCGGAGGCCATTGTTCATATGGGAACCCTGTTGCATTGCCACTTCCTCTTGA
- the LOC135641285 gene encoding phosphatidylinositol 4-phosphate 5-kinase 1-like codes for MWYYCMPMTTPFSGPLAYRNKSKAKAKEQKAQGFSSCSWIRSISSSICPRRREKGWFRSEEECRVRLQAIRAFDRRMWRLGRDGDGGGEAVDEDAGKPVVVAVPPAMQAEAYHQARSRSQGGGGGGRRVAPAACSPEENATAVEKALPNGDMYTGGFVGNAPHGRGKYLWADGCMYEGEWRRGKAAGKGKFSWPSGATFEGEFRSGRMEGFGTFTGSEGDTYRGFWIADRKHGYGCKWYANSDYYEGGWRRNLQEGRGRYVWRSGNQYVGEWRNGVISGRGALIWANGNRYDGHWENGVPKGSGVFTWPDSSCYVGSWSKGDPKTFNGTFYPAVTTGRKEIGGKRSSFSLLDEAFMLPPLAPASRKTSSVDGVLGRRSSTAEKNFPRICIWESEDEAGDITCDIIDTIEAAMLYKDGLSFDQGERTLISAVQQRRNQYCLSTWEAKKPGQTILKGHKNYDLMLNLQLGISYSVGKPGSLRELGARDFDPREKYWTRFPPEGSKITPPHQSMEFRWKDYCPMVFRHLRKLFNVDPADYMVAICGNDALRELSSPGKSGSVFYLTQDDRFMIKTVKKSEVKVLIRMLPSYYQHVYRYENSLVTKFYGVHCVKPIGGPKVRFIIMGNLFCSDYHIHRRFDLKGSSYGRSTDKSEEEIDEMTTLKDLDLNYIFRLHRSWYLELLEQIKRDCEFLEAEGIMDYSLLLGCHFCDDVSASWAGSSPCSASTKPYRKSYSFQDRAAWSKLQLSKSTHQDMDLSMGGRKPFIGLGLNMPARAEHTTRSELMPTLNGKIHDVILYFGIIDVLQDYDITKKLEHAYKSLQVDPNSISAVDPKLYSRRFQEFIRRIFMEDD; via the exons ATGTGGTATTATTGTATGCCGATGACGACCCCCTTCTCTGGCCCTCTTGCATATCGGAACAAGAGCAAAGCAAAAGCGAAAGAACAAAAAGCACAG GGTTTCTCTTCCTGTTCCTGGATTCGATCCATATCTTCTTCTATTTGTCCACGGAGGAGGGAAAAGGGGTGGTTTCGATCCGAAGAGGAATGCCGGGTTCGGTTGCAGGCGATTAGGGCTTTTGATCGGAGAATGTGGCGTCTCGGACGTGACGGCGACGGAGGCGGGGAAGCGGTGGATGAGGACGCAGGCAAGCCGGTGGTGGTGGCGGTCCCCCCGGCGATGCAGGCGGAGGCGTACCACCAGGCTAGAAGTAGATCtcagggcggcggcggcggcggccggagAGTCGCCCCCGCTGCATGTTCTCCGGAAGAGAACgcgacggcggtggagaaggcgCTTCCGAACGGGGACATGTACACTGGGGGTTTCGTCGGGAACGCGCCCCACGGCCGCGGAAAGTACTTGTGGGCCGACGGTTGCATGTacgagggggagtggcggcgggggAAGGCGGCCGGGAAGGGTAAGTTCTCGTGGCCCTCCGGCGCGACGTTCGAGGGCGAGTTCCGCTCCGGCCGTATGGAGGGCTTCGGGACCTTCACTGGATCGGAGGGCGACACCTACCGAGGCTTCTGGATCGCCGACCGCAAGCACGGGTACGGATGCAAGTGGTACGCCAACAGCGACTACTACGAGGGCGGGTGGCGGCGCAACCTCCAGGAGGGCCGAGGCCGGTATGTGTGGCGGAGCGGGAACCAGTACGTCGGCGAGTGGCGGAACGGCGTCATCTCCGGCCGCGGGGCGCTGATCTGGGCGAATGGCAACCGCTACGATGGCCATTGGGAGAACGGCGTGCCAAAGGGGAGCGGCGTGTTCACGTGGCCCGACAGCAGTTGCTACGTCGGTAGCTGGAGTAAAGGCGATCCAAAGACCTTCAACGGAACCTTTTACCCTGCCGTCACCACAGGACGCAAGGAGATCGGTGGAAAGAGGAGCTCATTCTCGCTTTTGGATGAAGCATTCATGCTTCCGCCGCTGGCACCAGCGTCGAGGAAGACATCGTCGGTGGACGGTGTACTGGGGAGGAGGAGCTCCACCGCAGAAAAGAACTTCCCCAGGATCTGTATCTGGGAATCTGAGGATGAGGCCGGGGACATCACATGCGATATCATCGATACAATCGAGGCAGCGATGCTTTACAAGGATGGCTTGTCCTTCGATCAGGGTGAGCGAACACTAATCAGTGCCGTGCAGCAGCGACGCAACCAATATTGTTTGTCAACATGGGAGGCGAAGAAGCCAGGGCAGACTATATTGAAGGGTCATAAGAACTATGATCTGATGTTGAACCTTCAATTGGGCATCAG ttaCTCTGTTGGGAAGCCAGGTTCACTCAGAGAGCTCGGAGCCAGGGATTTTGATCCCAGGGAGAAGTATTGGACTAGGTTTCCTCCCGAGGGATCAAAGATTACACCACCTCACCAGTCCATGGAGTTCCGGTGGAAGGATTATTGCCCTATGGTTTTCAG ACACTTGAGGAAGTTGTTTAACGTTGATCCGGCAGATTATATGGTAGCCATATGTGGAAATGATGCTTTGAGGGAACTATCTTCCCCTGGGAAGAGCGGAAGTGTCTTCTACCTAACCCAAGATGACCGCTTCATGATTAAGACTGTGAAGAAATCTGAAgtgaag GTACTTATTAGGATGTTACCCAGTTACTACCAACATGTCTATCGGTATGAAAATTCACTGGTCACGAAGTTCTATGGTGTTCATTGTGTGAAGCCCATTGGTGGGCCAAAG GTACGTTTCATTATAATGGGCAATTTATTTTGCTCAGATTATCATATTCATAGAAGATTTGACCTGAAAGGTTCATCCTATGGTCGATCAACTGACAAGTCTGAGGAAGAGATTGATGAGATGACAACCCTGAAGGATCTTGACCTAAATTACATATTTCGCCTGCATAGGTCTTGGTACCTGGAGCTTCTTGA ACAAATCAAGCGGGATTGTGAATTCTTGGAAGCAGAGGGGATTATGGATTATAGTCTCCTGTTGGGGTGTCACTTCTGTGATGATGTTTCAGCATCGTGGGCAGGTTCATCACCATGTTCTGCTTCTACAA AACCTTATCGCAAGAGCTATTCATTTCAAGATCGAGCTGCTTGGTCCAAATTGCAGTTATCGAAGTCAACCCATCAAGATATGGATCTATCAATGGGTGGCCG GAAACCTTTTATTGGGCTAGGCTTAAACATGCCGGCAAGAGCAGAGCACACAACAAGAAGCGAATTGATGCCGACACTCAATGGCAAGATCCATGATGTGATTCTCTACTTTGGGATAATCGATGTCCTCCAGGACTACGATATTACTAAGAAGCTGGAACATGCTTACAAATCCTTACAGGTGGATCCCAATTCCATCTCAGCAGTGGATCCAAAGCTCTACTCCAGGCGGTTCCAAGAATTCATCAGGAGAATCTTTATGGAAGATGACTGA
- the LOC135640786 gene encoding uncharacterized protein LOC135640786 produces MAGRSGGGGGGPGPGQNPRGWDFRWGSDRAGGRGGGWEYFWGVGSAPGGRGGGGGAAAGFGFWRGSYGRPENGAHQFGFGWSGRSDDGRVGGGGGGGGGYGFGFGGGGGGGGGGGGGTSSVGGFGFGGARGDGAGSNSAPPRGTGP; encoded by the coding sequence ATGGCCGGGCGATCTGGCGGAGGTGGAGGCGGCCCGGGCCCGGGCCAAAACCCTCGCGGATGGGACTTCCGATGGGGATCTGACCGTGCCGGTGGTAGAGGTGGCGGGTGGGAGTACTTCTGGGGCGTTGGCTCGGCGCCCGGCGGCCGGGGCGGGGGCGGGGGCGCTGCTGCTGGTTTCGGCTTCTGGCGAGGGTCGTACGGCCGACCCGAGAACGGCGCCCACCAGTTCGGGTTTGGATGGAGCGGTCGTTCCGATGACGGACGCGTCGGCGGGggaggaggcggcggtggagggTACGGCTTCGGattcggtggcggtggcggtggcggtggcgggggCGGGGGTGGGACTTCGAGCGTTGGAGGGTTCGGGTTTGGTGGAGCTCGCGGTGACGGAGCAGGCTCTAACAGCGCTCCGCCGCGGGGTACCGGACCGTGA
- the LOC135641088 gene encoding uncharacterized protein LOC135641088 gives MDLVAAAAAAILVLLAVAVAVPRTAASIHAYDLEPFREVGNSVLLSGGSEGIVASDPDARGPFRIEDGRAYIKFDNITFWRSKESAEQHSNMGHSTGLIQAIIFEASDRDNIGGSAYGGQRSICCTPDLAKLEGCKQGEVIRRPSSVDPNWPVILSTHFRADYIFTKMDPNQVNITKTGMYNLFFISCDPKLRGLTMSGKTIWKNPDGYLPGRMAPLMKFYFFMSMAYLALSFIWFAQYIRFWRDILPLQNCISLVIALGLFEMTLWYFEYLNFNDTGVRPIGITTWVVTVGAVRKTVSRLLILTVSMGYGVVRPTLGGLTSKVLLLGVTYFLASELLSITENVGTINDISGKAKLLLVLPDAFLDAFLILWIFTSLSRTLEKLQARRSSVKLDIYRKFTNALAVAVIASVSWIGYEVYFKATDPFSERWQSAWIITAFWDILSLVLLCVMCYLWAPSQSSQRYAYSGEAGDDDEEAQSLTKGTSDGNIGLVKLDKNERNADHADAFSLEDEAEEDKLE, from the exons ATGGATCTGGTCGCGGCGGCCGCCGCCGCAATCCTCGTGCTCCTCGCCGTCGCTGTGGCGGTTCCAAGAACGGCGGCCTCGATCCACGCCTATGATCTCGAGCCCTTCAGGGAGGTCGGCAACTCCGTCCTCCTCTCCGGCGGCAGCGAAGGGATCGTTGCGTCGGACCCCGATGCTCGTGGCCCCTTTCGGATCGAGGATGGCCGTGCTTATATCAA GTTTGACAATATCACGTTCTGGAGGAGTAAAGAATCAGCCGAACAGCACTCAAACATGGGGCACAGCACAGGATTAATCCAGGCTATTATATTTGAAGCATCTGACCGTGATAACATTGGTGGATCTGCTTACGGGGGGCAAAGGTCCATATGTTGCACCCCTGATCTTGCTAAGCTTGAAGGATGCAAACAAGGTGAAGTCATCAGAAGACCATCCTCCGTGGATCCAAATTGGCCTGTTATATTAAGCACGCACTTCAGGGCAGATTACATATTCACAAAGATGGATCCTAATCAGGTTAATATAACAAAGACTGGAATGTATAACTTGTTCTTTATCTCTTGTGATCCTAAGCTAAGGGGACTGACAATGAGTGGGAAGACAATCTGGAAAAACCCTGATGGTTACCTGCCTGGGAGGATGGCACCGCTAATgaaattctacttcttcatgtctATGGCATATCTGGCACTCAGTTTCATTTGGTTTGCTCAGTACATTAGATTCTGGAGGGATATCTTGCCTCTTCAGAATTGTATTTCATTAGTTATAGCTCTTGGCCTGTTTGAAATGACTCTTTGGTACTTTGAGTACTTAAATTTCAATGACACTGGTGTGCGACCTATTGGAATAACCACTTGGGTTGTGACCGTTGGGGCTGTCAGAAAAACTGTTTCACGTCTTCTTATTCTTACGGTTTCTATGGGTTATGGTGTTGTACGGCCAACACTTGGAGGTCTTACATCCAAGGTGCTTCTTCTTGGAGTAACATATTTTTTGGCATCAGAGTTACTCAGTATCACGGAAAATGTTGGGACAATCAATGACATTTCTGGCAAAGCAAAATTGCTCCTTGTCCTTCCTGATGCATTTCTGGatgctttcttgattctttggatctttACTTCTCTTTCACGGACATTAGAAAAGCTGCAG GCTAGGAGGAGTTCTGTGAAGTTAGATATATACCGGAAGTTTACGAACGCATTGGCTGTTGCTGTGATTGCTTCAGTCTCTTGGATTGGATATGAG GTTTATTTCAAAGCAACAGACCCCTTCAGCGAGAGATGGCAGAGTGCATGGATCATTACTGCTTTCTGGGACATTCTTTCCTTGGTGCTGCTCTGTGTCATGTGCTATCTGTGGGCACCATCTCAAAGCTCTCAAAG ATATGCTTATTCGGGTGAAGCTGGCGACGACGACGAAGAAGCACAATCTCTTACAAAAGGGACTTCTGATGGCAACATTGGATTGGTGAAGCTCGATAAAAATGAAAGGAATGCAGATCATGCCGATGCATTTAGTCTTGAAGATGAGGCGGAAGAGGACAAGCTGGAGTAG